A region of Thermococcus piezophilus DNA encodes the following proteins:
- a CDS encoding ATPase domain-containing protein, which produces MIGKYEIERVESGIPGFDDLIQGGFPKGTTVLVTGPTGSGKTTFAVQFVYKGAEMYNEPGVIVTLEERAQDLRREMKAFGWDLEEYEKKRMIAIVDGVSAVVGIPSEEPFVLEGNINAEDFLRYIYRVVKSINAKRLVIDSIPSIAFRLREESRIREVLLQLNTILLEIGVTSILTTEAPDPSRGRISKYCVEEYIARGVVLLDFVEKGVELKRYLLIRKMRETKHSMKKYPFEITEEGIVVYPSGEVY; this is translated from the coding sequence ATGATCGGAAAATATGAGATTGAGAGGGTGGAAAGTGGTATTCCAGGTTTTGATGATTTAATTCAGGGGGGATTCCCAAAGGGGACTACTGTTCTTGTCACTGGTCCAACAGGGAGCGGTAAGACCACGTTTGCTGTTCAGTTTGTTTATAAAGGTGCCGAGATGTACAATGAGCCGGGAGTTATAGTTACCCTAGAGGAGAGAGCACAGGATCTAAGGAGAGAAATGAAGGCTTTCGGATGGGATCTTGAGGAATATGAGAAGAAAAGGATGATAGCTATAGTTGATGGTGTCAGTGCTGTTGTTGGTATCCCCTCTGAGGAGCCGTTCGTTCTTGAGGGGAACATCAACGCGGAGGACTTTCTCCGTTACATCTACCGCGTGGTTAAATCAATAAACGCGAAGCGACTTGTTATAGACTCCATCCCCTCAATAGCCTTTAGACTTAGGGAAGAATCCAGAATAAGGGAAGTTCTTCTGCAGCTTAACACGATACTCCTTGAGATTGGTGTTACTTCAATTTTAACCACTGAAGCTCCCGATCCTAGCAGGGGCAGGATAAGCAAGTACTGCGTGGAAGAGTATATTGCAAGGGGTGTTGTCCTACTGGACTTCGTGGAGAAGGGCGTGGAGCTGAAACGTTATCTCCTCATCAGAAAGATGCGTGAGACCAAACATTCTATGAAGAAATACCCCTTCGAGATAACTGAGGAAGGTATTGTCGTTTATCCAAGCGGTGAGGTTTATTGA
- the priL gene encoding DNA primase large subunit PriL: MLDPFGHEARELVKELGDITDLLTKIPSYVGIEQALERVVWVKSGEIPGDILCLSELQDLMTFYALLGALAFSPYGIEMELVKEANLKIYSERIKQARDIKGIAVPLENAGEGEIPNKDRVILERTHHTELSQGDRERLRLKYKIELKKFLDLWDGNLKEVYIRGGYAFLTQKQILRLWRNAFEKNLERVANLLYEIRDELPSYYLQLYERLRELAREYFKERLERMGSAEAQPLRFDLFPPCVRIALGGVPSGLRNYAITVLLTSFLSYARICPNPPRRDVRVRDCIQELGIIEKEILPIIIEAGNRCSPPLFEDQPHEIKNIWYHLGFGLTDRPTLEDSGNSTWYFPPNCAKIRANAPQLCKPDRDCKNIKNPLTYYLRKLYFESRKAERTGEGDENG; the protein is encoded by the coding sequence ATGTTAGACCCCTTTGGACATGAAGCAAGGGAGCTCGTCAAAGAACTCGGCGATATCACTGACCTGCTCACGAAAATTCCCTCTTACGTTGGAATAGAACAAGCTCTGGAGAGAGTAGTTTGGGTAAAATCTGGTGAGATTCCGGGAGATATCCTATGTCTCAGTGAGCTCCAGGACCTTATGACATTTTACGCCCTCCTTGGAGCCCTTGCGTTTTCACCGTATGGTATAGAAATGGAGCTGGTGAAGGAGGCAAACCTCAAAATCTACTCTGAAAGGATAAAGCAAGCAAGAGATATAAAGGGAATCGCAGTTCCGCTGGAGAACGCTGGAGAAGGAGAGATCCCCAATAAGGATAGGGTCATACTGGAGCGAACCCATCACACCGAACTATCCCAAGGCGACAGAGAGAGGCTGAGACTCAAATACAAAATTGAGCTGAAAAAATTCCTAGATCTATGGGATGGAAACCTGAAGGAAGTCTACATAAGGGGAGGTTATGCATTCCTAACCCAAAAGCAGATCTTGAGACTGTGGAGAAACGCCTTCGAGAAGAACCTTGAGAGGGTAGCAAACCTTCTCTATGAAATAAGGGATGAACTTCCAAGCTATTACCTTCAACTCTACGAAAGACTACGTGAACTTGCCAGGGAGTACTTTAAAGAACGGCTTGAGAGAATGGGCTCTGCAGAAGCCCAACCCCTGCGCTTCGACCTTTTCCCACCTTGTGTTAGGATAGCCCTCGGCGGTGTTCCTTCTGGCCTGAGGAATTATGCAATAACCGTTTTGCTCACCTCCTTCCTGAGCTACGCAAGGATATGTCCAAATCCTCCAAGGAGAGACGTGAGGGTCAGGGATTGCATTCAAGAGTTGGGCATAATTGAGAAGGAGATACTCCCCATCATCATAGAGGCAGGAAACCGCTGCTCGCCGCCCCTCTTTGAGGATCAGCCCCATGAAATTAAGAACATCTGGTACCACCTCGGTTTCGGCCTAACTGATAGGCCAACGCTGGAAGACAGCGGTAACTCCACCTGGTATTTCCCTCCAAACTGTGCAAAGATTAGGGCTAACGCGCCCCAGCTCTGCAAGCCAGACCGAGACTGCAAGAATATCAAGAACCCACTGACCTATTACCTCAGAAAACTATACTTTGAGAGCAGAAAAGCTGAAAGGACTGGAGAAGGTGATGAGAATGGCTGA